A region of Dictyostelium discoideum AX4 chromosome 1 chromosome, whole genome shotgun sequence DNA encodes the following proteins:
- the rapC gene encoding Ras GTPase — MQTYKVVVLGASGTGKTSLTVRFVNGDFVETYDPTIEDLYRKVIETNKGEHIMLEIMDTSGTERYLAMRDLYIRNAQAFVLVYSITSRVSLLELENIKNYICQVKDRPISQIPMVVLGNKCDLEDTRVVFPEEVEALTKKWGIEDFLETSAKIDMNIQSAYDCLTLQLMSKQSFLNGSSNGKDKKDKKEKKTHKKDSGSNNSSINSSSSSLSVSGGSNLSISSSCSSSSFSNLSNSTSSTSVNNLNQSQTNAPIRTKSKRSLKSAKVDKNPKGKCLIM, encoded by the exons atgcaAACCTATAAAGTAGTTGTTTTGGGCGCAAGTGGTACTGGTAAGACTTCATTAACTGTTAGATTTGTCAATGGTGATTTCGTTGAGACA tatgATCCAACAATTGAAGATTTATATAGAAAAGTAATTGAAACTAATAAAGGTGAACATATTATGTTAGAAATTATGGATACATCTGGTACAGAAAGATATTTGGCAATGAGAGATTTATATATAAGAAATGCCCAAGCTTTTGTATTGGTTTATTCAATTACATCACGTGTTAGTTTATTAGAacttgaaaatattaaaaattatatttgcCAAGTTAAAGATAGACCAATTTCACAAATTCCAATGGTTGTTTTGGGTAATAAATGTGATTTAGAAGATACACGTGTTGTTTTTCCAGAAGAAGTTGAAGCATTGACTAAAAAGTGGGGTATTGAAGATTTCTTGGAAACATCAGCCAAAATAGATATGAACATCCAAAGTGCCTATGATTGTCTAACACTTCAATTAATGTCAaaacaatcatttttaaatggaTCATCCAATggaaaagataaaaaagataaaaaagaaaagaaaactCATAAAAAAGATTCTGGCTCCAATAACTCTTCAATTAATAGTAGTAGCTCCTCTTTATCAGTTTCTGGTGGTTCAAATTTAAGTATcagtagtagttgtagttcAAGTTCATTTTCTAATCTAAGTAACTCTACAAGTTCCACTAGtgtaaacaatttaaatcaatcacAAACCAATGCTCCAATTAGAACTAAATCTAAAAGATCCTTAAAATCTGCCAAGGTTGACAAAAATCCAAAAGGAAAATGTTTAATCATGTAA
- the psmC1 gene encoding 26S protease regulatory subunit 4, whose translation MGNNQSQGQGDKGEKKDQPKYQPPPPPTQFGKKKKRRGAETSTKLPVITPHSKCKLKQLKLERIKDYLLMEQEFLQNYDLNQPKVDENSKEQADEKIIEELRGDPLTVGNLEEIIDDNHAIVSSTVGPEHYVRIMSFVDKSKLYLGATVLLNNKTLSVVGVIDGEVDPMVNVMKVEKAPTESYSDIGGLEAQVQEMKEAIELPLTHPELYEEIGIKPPKGVILYGEPGTGKTLLAKAVANQTSATFLRVVGSELIQKYLGDGPKLVRELFRVADECAPSIVFIDEIDAVGTKRYDSQSGGEREIQRTMLELLNQLDGFDARTDVKVIMATNRIETLDPALIRPGRIDRKIEFPLPDIKTKRKIFEIHTAKMNLSEDVNLEEFVMSKDDLSGADIKAICTESGLLALRERRMRVTHTDFKKAKEKVLYRKTAGAPEGLYM comes from the coding sequence atgggTAATAATCAATCACAAGGCCAAGGTGATAAaggtgaaaaaaaagatcagCCAAAGtatcaaccaccaccaccaccaacacaatttggtaaaaagaaaaagagaagaGGAGCAGAGACATCAACTAAATTACCAGTTATTACACCACATTCAAAatgtaaattaaaacaattgaaacttGAACGTattaaagattatttattaatggaACAAGAATTTTTACAAAACTATGATCTCAATCAACCAAAGGTTGATGAAAATAGCAAAGAACAAGCCGATGAGAAAATCATTGAGGAACTCCGTGGTGATCCATTGACAGTTGGTAATTTGGAGGAGATTATCGATGATAATCACGCCATCGTGTCATCAACCGTAGGACCAGAGCATTATGTCCGTATCATGTCATTTGTAGATAAATCAAAACTTTACCTAGGCGCAActgttttattaaataacaaGACCCTCTCTGTGGTTGGTGTAATCGATGGTGAAGTCGACCCAATGGTGAACGTAATGAAGGTTGAAAAGGCACCAACCGAATCCTACAGCGATATCGGTGGTTTGGAAGCACAAGTTCAAGAGATGAAAGAAGCCATCGAATTGCCATTGACTCATCCAGAGCTCTATGAGGAGATTGGTATCAAACCACCAAAGGGTGTCATCCTCTATGGTGAGCCAGGTACTGGTAAGACTTTATTAGCCAAAGCCGTAGCAAATCAAACATCCGCTACATTTTTACGTGTTGTAGGCTcagaattaattcaaaagtATTTAGGTGATGGTCCAAAATTAGTTCGTGAATTATTCAGAGTTGCAGATGAATGTGCACCATCAATTGTTTTCATTGATGAAATCGATGCTGTTGGTACCAAACGTTATGATTCTCAATCTGGTGGTGAACGTGAAATTCAAAGAACTATGTTGGAACTCTTGAATCAATTGGATGGTTTCGATGCTAGAACCGATGTAAAAGTTATCATGGCTACAAATCGTATTGAAACTTTAGATCCTGCTCTCATTCGTCCAGGTCGTATCGATCGTAAAATTGAATTCCCTCTTCCAGATATTAAGACCAAGAGAAAGATCTTTGAAATTCATACTGCTAAAATGAATCTCTCTGAAGATGTTAACCTTGAAGAGTTTGTTATGTCTAAAGATGATTTATCCGGTGCTGATATCAAAGCCATCTGTACTGAATCTGGTCTTTTAGCACTCAGAGAACGTAGAATGAGAGTAACTCATactgattttaaaaaagcaaAAGAAAAAGTTTTATACAGAAAAACAGCTGGTGCTCCAGAAGGTTTatatatgtaa
- the ipo4 gene encoding importin 4, whose product MVNLNPQTIAEIEECLRALLQPNNDIIKAATDKLNKLLKKSEYSLYLFHLLESSPYDEIKQLSAVLLRQKLVAHWTKFSVESRKYIKDSILKLVISQPSQLVRRSISEVIIIIARLEVATGTWGDLFPFLLQLSSSPDTIVRQIQIHILDSLISNVDVFLKYFPQLPTVLSQAVIDPQLSVRALAVKAIGSSIYAVQTDSKLKPFIDLIPTTLQVIKQCIENEMEDDVISAFEIFNDLVESPYSSIKAHIPLIVNFSIEIVKQPEIDNSIKTIALEFLETCIKYQPKILKNSNLLNPILEILFKILTFESDSSIDENDYEYNILQSASVAIKECGKSYSSKLIYYPILPTLKQFLESENVNYRNAVMVIIQQLSYGCIETMKDDLDNIIQFVLRGLKDQEKKVRQSACVTIGKLSQTLTPEIYKYTNQVFPLLFQQLSDPDDQFILRCCFALENFLLNLDSQELIPILPNVMDKMGLLIQRQNIQVKEFALSVLSAIAIAIEDKFEPYFNQVYQIAIELSKGANIQDAKYYLQVAQSFDLLAALINTIPKERFTPLIKDLFTFIHDTVELVAGGKSSEIVESAFNFYSNAFELFGEEVGELLPPIYLQVFKSATSDDGVISNSAGGSGISGIDNEGEEQDIQDDEGEDSNGFSVRTSFLDEKSAALRCLAIMAKSLPNSYFPHIETTVQIIEPSAAYFHEDIREAALLTLQSLITPINHKFPPATPWVKGDVQHQVSQQVRIILDFSFQIYNHIFEMETKKEVVARACGCIAQTIAQLGPGAVAPYLGDFGQSLLKIFNNSLYCQTYSSPDTNDEADVNNDDDDDDDNEKADGDEDDGGNDDDNFDEDEDTEFQLIDMACECIIELANVIGQEFKLYLDASLPFLFKLSRSSTIHHSIKAVVIGTIAECFKLIGSDYSAYLPRILKFTWKALKNQEESAKVQRVCCFLLGVTLQNSIKATQDQYLQTLQLISPIIMKQDQDPLVLDNAIGCICRMIAGNQSFVPVATALPVLISKLPIQKDHEEIDPVLNALLVLFNTQFDLIAPHTQTIVQSLAPYMNKSKYPLKQTTSDKIQQIIHSLIVKFPDQMKQILSNIPEFQNIKF is encoded by the exons ATGGTTAACTTAAATCCACAAACAATTGCAGAGATCGAAGAATGTCTTCGTGCATTACTCCAACCAAacaatgatattattaaagCTGCAactgataaattaaataaattattaaaaaagagtGAATATTCATTATATCTTTTCCATTTATTAGAAAGTTCACCATATGATGag attaaacaattatcagCAGTATTATTAAGACAAAAATTAGTTGCACATTGGACTAAATTTTCAGTTGAAAGtagaaaatatattaaagatTCAATCCTTAAATTAGTTATCTCTCAACCAAGTCAATTAGTTAGACGTTCGATCTCTgaggttattattatcattgctAGATTAGAAGTTGCAACTGGTACTTGGGGCGATTTATTCCCATTCCTTCTTCAATTATCTTCAAGTCCTGATACTATCGTTAGACAA attcaaattcatattttagattcattaatttcaaatgtcGATGTTTTCTTAAAATATTTCCCACAACTTCCAACTGTACTCTCACAAGCTGTTATTGATCCACAATTATCAGTTAGAGCATTGGCAGTAAAAGCAATTGGTTCTTCAATTTATGCTGTTCAAACTGATTCAAAActt aaaccatttattgatttaattccaACAACATTACAAGTAATTAAACAAtgtattgaaaatgaaatggaAGATGATGTTATTTCAGcatttgaaattttcaatgatttaGTTGAATCACCATACTCATCAATTAAAGCACATATTCCATTAATTGTTAATTTCAGTATTGAAATTGTCAAACAACcagaaattgataattcaattaaaactattgCACTTGAATTCTTAGAAACTTGTATTAAATA tcaaccaaaaattttaaaaaattcaaatttattaaatccaattttagaaatattatttaagaTATTAACATTTGAAAGTGATAgttcaattgatgaaaatgattatgaatataatattttacaaTCAGCAAGTGTTGCAATTAAAGAATGTGGTAAATCATATAGTAGTAAACTTATTTATTATCCAATTTTACCAACATTGAAACAATTTTTAGAGAGTGAAAATGTAAACTATAGAAATGCAGTAATGGTAATCATTCAACAATTATCCTATGGTTGTATTGAAACTATGAAAGATGATTTGGAtaatattattcaatttgttttgaGAGGATTAAAAGACCAAGAGAAGAAAGTAAGACAATCAGCATGTGTAACCATTGGAAAACTATCACAAACTCTTACACCTGAAATCTATAAATACACAAACCAAGTATTCCCATTACTTTTCCAACAATTGTCAGACCCAGATGACCAATTCATTTTGAGATGTTGTTTCGCATTGGAGAATTTCTTATTGAATTTAGATTCTCAAGAGTTGATTCCAATATTACCAAACGTAATGGACAAAATGGGTTTACTAATTCAAAGACAAAATATTCAAGTTAAAGAATTTGCATTATCAGTTTTATCTGCTATTGCCATTGCTATTGAAGATAAATTCGAACCATACTTTAATCAAGTCTATCAAATTGCCATTGAGTTGAGTAAAGGTGCAAATATTCAAGATgcaaaatattatttacaagttgctcaatcatttgatttactCGCTGCTTTAATTAACACAATTCCAAAAGAACGTTTCAcaccattaattaaagatttattcaCTTTTATTCATGACACCGTTGAATTGGTAGCAGGTGGTAAGTCAAGTGAAATTGTAGAATCTGCTTTCAATTTCTATTCAAAtgcatttgaattatttggtgaagaagttggtgaattattaccaccaatttATTTACAAGTTTTTAAATCTGCAACTAGTGACGATGGTGTTATTTCAAATAGTgctggtggtagtggtattaGTGGTATTGATAACGAAGGTGAGGAACAAGATATTCAAGATGACGAAGGTGAAGATTCAAATGGATTTAGCGTTAGAACAAGTTTCTTGGATGAAAAATCAGCTGCACTTCGTTGTTTAGCAATTATGGCTAAATCATTACCAAATTCATATTTCCCACATATTGAAACCACTGTTCAAATCATTGAACCATCAGCTGCATATTTCCATGAGGATATTAGAGAGGCTGCATTATTAACTTTACAATCATTGATCACTCCAATCAATCATAAATTCCCACCAGCCACTCCATGGGTCAAGGGTGATGTACAACATCAAGTTTCTCAACAAGTTCGTATCATTTTAGATTTTTCATTCCAAATTTATAACCATATCTTTGAAATGGAAACAAAGAAAGAGGTAGTTGCAAGAGCATGTGGTTGTATCGCTCAAACCATCGCTCAATTAGGTCCAGGTGCAGTCGCCCCATATTTAGGCGATTTCGGTcaaagtttattaaaaatctttaataatagtttatatTGTCAAACTTATTCATCACCAGATACAAACGATGAAGCCGATGTAAATAACGATGACGACGATGACGATGACAATGAAAAGGCAGATGGTGATGAAGACGATGGCGGCAATGATGATGACAATTTCGACGAAGATGAAGATACAGAATTCCAATTAATCGATATGGCATGTGAATGTATTATCGAATTGGCAAATGTAATTGGCCAAGAATTTAAACTTTATTTAGATGCTTCATTACCATTCCTCTTTAAATTATCACGTTCCTCAACAATCCATCATTCAATTAAAGCTGTTGTAATTGGTACAATCGCAGAATGTTTCAAATTGATTGGATCCGACTACAGTGCTTATTTACCAAGAATACTTAAATTCACTTGGAAAGCATTAAAGAATCAAGAAGAGTCTGCAAAAGTTCAAAGAGTTTGTTGTTTCCTCTTGGGTGTAACATtacaaaattcaattaaagcCACTCAAGATCAATATCTTCAAACTTTACAATTGATTTCACCAATCATTATGAAACAAGATCAAGATCCATTGGTATTAGATAATGCAATTGGTTGTATTTGTCGTATGATCGCTGGTAATCAATCATTTGTACCAGTTGCTACAGCTTTACCAGTTTTAATCTCAAAATTACCAATTCAAAAAGATCATGAAGAAATTGATCCAGTTTTAAATGCTCTCTTGGTATTATTCAATACTCAATTCGATTTAATCGCTCCACATACTCAAACTATTGTTCAATCTTTAGCTCCATACAtgaataaatcaaaatatccTTTAAAACAAACTACTTCTGataaaattcaacaaatcaTTCATAGTTTAATTGTTAAATTCCCTGATCAAATGaaacaaattttatcaaatattccagaatttcaaaatattaaattttaa
- the mybW gene encoding myb domain-containing protein, translating to MAEQDLFSLALERKHLYLKTHYNNINNLEGMNILQKSLLYRTYLPFYQIQKEQAQQLDQFQKEKQSVHNNNNNNNSNNNNNNNNNNNNNNNNNNNNNNNNNNNNNNNNNNYNNYNNNNNNNESVNNIIINSEPVYTNGGNEKEDEKEYANIHSDKIKIDYVDLIGKPYILDKDGFLPPPLSKQEITFWVSQKLTETDFSIIDYYFNDIRKSDYEKKKHIKKFERKQRQKEKEELKLKEKEELKLKEKEKRKKEREEREEREKQEKQEQEQQQQPPKKKLKETNKSLTLSTTINNKDNNHNGYYYYYDNDNDNYNDGDDEKEKEKEKEKEKEKENENENEDENDTSMVNSEEWTEEEVNKMNEIRGKLSTADYNYWDKVSAHVKSKTAEQCQRKYNSRFLTPLKPKSKLKSSSKPGIPTSPITMKTNPHTDKGKRKIRQITDETIMKQKHDLFNSFKTTKRVDYLEPLDEVVTTTNDVENLDFGEDLDKAFSAVNVNYTNTNNNNNNNNNNNNNNNNNNNNNNNNNNNNNNNNNNNNNNNNNNNKERKRIDREHWDSYIRNSMGRFSAKPPPIKTTTTTTTTTSDSTLASINNINNNNNNNNNDDILKKPFSIFDESSQKKSAEIISKISSQCEERKKKEDRDVDEDGEDDYYFGGDNSKNGDDDDEII from the exons ATGGCAGAACAAGATTTATTCTCTTTAGCATTGGAGAGAAAACATTTATACTTGAAAAcacattataataatattaataatttggaGGGAATGAATATATTACAAAAATCTCTTCTTTATCGAACATACTTAccattttatcaaattcaaaaagaacaagctcaacaattagatcaatttcaaaaagaaaaacaaagtgtacacaataataataataataataatagtaataataataataataataataataataataataataataataataataataataataataataataataataataataataataataataataataataattataataattataataataataataataataatgaatcagtaaataatattattattaatagtgaACCAGTATATACAAATGGTGgtaatgaaaaagaagatgaaaaagaatATGCAAATATTCATagtgataaaattaaaattgattatgTAGATTTAATTGGTAAACCCTACATTTTAGATAAGGATGGTTTCTTACCTCCACCACTATCAAAACAGGAAATAACTTTTTGGGTCTCTCAAAAACTAACTGAAACTGACTTTTCAAtcattgattattatttcaatgaTATAAGGAAATCagattatgaaaaaaaaaaacacattaAAAAGTTTGAAAGAAAGCAAagacaaaaagaaaaagaagaattaaaattaaaagaaaaagaagaattaaaattaaaagaaaaagaaaaaagaaaaaaagaacgAGAAGAACGAGAAGAACgagaaaaacaagaaaaacaagaacaagaacaacaacaacaaccaccaaaaaagaaattaaaagaaacaaataaatcattaacattatctactactattaataataaagataacaACCAtaatggttattattattattatgataatgataatgataattataatgatggtgatgatgaaaaagaaaaagaaaaagaaaaagaaaaagaaaaagaaaaagaaaatgaaaatgaaaatgaagatgaaaatgatacaaGTATGGTGAATAGTGAAGAATGGACAGAAGAGGaagttaataaaatgaatgaaaTTAGAGGTAAACTTTCAACAGCagattataattattggGATAAAGTATCAGCACATGTAAAGAGTAAAACAGCAGAACAATGTCAAAGAAAATATAATAGTAGATTTTTAACACCATTgaaaccaaaatcaaaattaaaatcctCTTCAAAACCAGGTATACCAACATCACCAATAACAATGAAAACTAATCCACACACAGATAAAggtaaaagaaaaataagaCAAATCACAGATGAAACAATAATGAAACAGAAACATGATCTtttcaattcatttaaaactaCGAAACGGGTAGATTATCTGGAACCATTGGATGAAGTTGTCACCACAACCAATGATGTTGAAAATTTAGATTTCGGTGAAGATTTAGATAAAGCATTTAGTGCTGTAAATGTAAATTatactaatactaataataataataataataataataataataataataataataataataataataataataataataataataataataataataataataataataataataataataataataataataataataaca AGGAGAGGAAAAGAATTGATAGGGAACATTGGGATTCATATATAAGAAATAGTATGGGAAGATTTTCTGCgaaaccaccaccaataaagacaacaactacaactacaacaacaacctctGATTCAACTTTAGCATCTATaaataacattaataataataataataataataataatgatgatattttaaaaaaaccattttcaatatttgatgAAAGTAGTCAAAAGAAATCTGCAGaaattatttctaaaatCTCTAGTCAGTGTGAAGagagaaagaaaaaagaagatCGAGATGTCGATGAAGATGGTGaagatgattattattttggtggtgataatagtaaaaatggtgatgatgatgatgagattatttaa
- a CDS encoding histone deacetylase family protein — protein MEYNTILNNTSKTRVCYFFDQDVGNYFYGPYHPMKPHRLCLTNNLVLNYGLHKKMHLYKARPADAEDMLKFHSEDYVDFLERVTPENINEWKDVKRFHIGEDCPVFPGLYDYCSIYSGGSIEGALKLNHRMYDIAINWSGGLHHARKDEASGFCYVNDIVLAILELLKFHARVLYIDIDVHHGDGVQEAFYLTDRVMTVSFHKFGGDFFPGTGDIDEIGAKTGKLYSVNVPLADGIDDKNYLNIFKPVIQGVMDYYRPSVIVLQCGADSLRFDRLGCFNLTIKGHAECVRFVKSFNIPTLVLGGGGYTVRNVARCWTYETSVCVDTEVNNELPYNDYIQFYSPDFQLIPDYTGLPFKYENANTKSYLESLRIKILENLRILQWAPSVQIQDVPPDIMPIDFDRDEDSKENMDKRKKKHNDFS, from the exons atggaatataatacaattttaaaCAATACAAGTAAAACAAGAGTATGTTATTTCTTTGATCAAGATGTTGGTAATTACTTTTATGGTCCTTATCATCCAATGAAACCTCATCGTTTATgtttaacaaataatttagttttaaacTATGGTTTACATAAGAAAATGCATCTTTACAAAGCTAGACCTGCTGATGCTGAAGATatgttgaaatttcattCTGAAGATTATGTTGATTTTTTAGAAAG agttacaccagaaaatattaatgaatgGAAAGATGTTAAAAGGTTTCATATTGGAGAGGATTGTCCAGTATTTCCAGGATTGTATGATTATTGTTCAATTTATTCAGGTGGATCAATTGAAGGAgcgttaaaattaaatcatagGATGTATGATATTGCAATTAATTGGAGTGGTGGATTACATCATGCAAGAAAGGATGAAGCATCTGGTTTCTGTTATGTAAATGATATAGTATTGGCAATTTTAGaacttttgaaatttcatgcACGTGTACTCTACATTGATATCGATGTTCATCATGGCGATGGTGTTCAAGAGGCATTCTATCTAACTGATAGAGTTATGACTGTAAGTTTTCATAAATTTGGTGGTGATTTCTTTCCTGGTACTGGTGATATCGATGAAATTGGTGCTAAAACTGGTAAACTCTATTCTGTAAATGTACCATTAGCTGATGGTATTGATgataaaaactatttaaatatttttaaacctGTAATTCAA GGAGTAATGGATTATTATAGGCCATCAGTTATAGTATTACAATGTGGAGCAGATTCATTAAGATTTGATAGATTaggttgttttaatttaacaattaaaGGTCATGCAGAATGTGTTAGATTTGTAAAGAGTTTTAATATACCAACCTTGGTATTGGGTGGTGGTGGCTATACAGTTAGAAATGTAGCAAGATGTTGGACTTATGAAACATCAGTTTGTGTAGACACTGAAGTTAATAATGAACTACCATACAATGATTACATTCAATTCTATAGTCCcgattttcaattgataccTGATTACACTGGTTTACCatttaaatatgaaaatGCAAACACCAAGTCTTATTTAGAATCTCtcagaattaaaattttagaaaatttaaGAATTTTACAATGGGCACCAAGTGTTCAAATACAAGATGTTCCACCTGATATAATgccaattgattttgatagaGATGAAGATTCAAAA gAAAATATGgataaaagaaagaaaaagcaTAATGATTTTAGTTGA
- a CDS encoding hypothetical protein (Probable acyl-CoA dehydrogenase (EC 1.3.99.-)) produces the protein MAQNIKEKNTQTGYSGREYFQQQSPLLGNQYIEDTQLIRALQRVLPAKILKEIEGDLTQFGERVVKDILELGRASENNPPKLIQYDAWGKRIDKIVVDESWNKLKDIGCSEGLVSIGYERKYQEYSRIYQYIKIYLFACSSAVFDCPMSMTDGAARLIELYGDKGMKEDEYKHFISRDPKTFWTSGQWMTEKTGGSDVSKSETIAVSSGSGDGKTCNLSGYKYFTSATTSEGAMVLARDVDDAKTMKGAVEGSRGLSVYFIKLRKPNGELDRIQVHKLKNKFGTKAVPTAELELMGTPAVRVGPKGRGVPVIASILNITRIHNVIHSAATMRRCVAIVRDFAHRRTVFGKLLKDNLLYLSTLAEMELEFRASLHLLLDVTLLLGKSERIVEKQSSNSEEQKQIDLLLRIVTPLSKLYTAKQSVTVASEAIEALGGTGYMEDSDMPRLFRDTQVTSIWEGTTNVLSMDIWRTLKEPLTIKFYFQSIENRLIQANKLLNNDNNIQKVISVIREAMKTIRSVIDKVMNGDMEYAESNSRRFAYLMAQTYMASLLLEHAVWSKDELDAQVAERWCFVKLENGKTNKNSTISFTDVDEKWRELDIKLALDLNEHGQPKLGTYDINSTKLRSKY, from the exons ATGGCCCAAAAcataaaagaaaagaatacTCAAACTGGTTATTCTGGTAGAGAGTATTTccaacaacaatcaccattattaGGTAATCAATATATAGAAGATACTCAATTAATTAGAGCTTTACAAAGAGTATTACCAGCTAAAATTCTCAAAGAGATTGAAGGTGATTTAACACAATTTGGTGAACGTGTTGTTAAGGATATTTTAGAATTAGGTAGAGCTTCTGAAAATAATCcaccaaaattaattcaatatgATGCATGGGGAAA gagaattgataaaattgtaGTTGATGAATCAtggaataaattaaaagatattggATGTTCAGAAGGATTAGTATCAATTGGATATGAAAGAAAATATCAAGAATATAGTAGAATTTATCAATatataaagatttatttatttgcaTGTTCATCAGCAGTATTTGATTGTCCAATGTCAATGACTGATGGTGCAGCACGTTTAATTGAATTGTATGGTGATAAAGGAATGAAGGAGGATGAATATAAACATTTCATATCACGTGATCCAAAGACATTTTGGACAAGTGGTCAATGGATGACAGAGAAAACTGGTGGATCTGATGTTTCAAAATCTGAGACCATTGCAGTTAGcagtggtagtggtgatgGTAAAACATGCAATCTTAGTGGTTACAAGTATTTCACATCAGCAACTACCTCAGAGGGTGCAATGGTATTGGCAAGAGATGTTGACGATGCAAAAACCATGAAAGGTGCAGTTGAGGGATCCAGAGGTTTATCAGTTtactttataaaattaagaaaaccAAATGGTGAACTCGATCGTATTCAAGTTCACAAGTTAAAGAATAAATTTGGAACAAAAGCAGTACCAACCGCAGAACTTGAGTTAATGGGTACACCAGCAGTTAGAGTTGGACCAAAAGGTAGAGGTGTACCAGTGATTGCCTCCATATTAAATATCACTAGAATTCATAATGTAATCCATTCAGCAGCCACAATGAGAAGATGTGTTGCAATTGTAAGAGATTTCGCTCATCGTCGTACTGtatttggtaaattattaaaagataactTATTATATCTTTCAACATTGGCAGAGATGGAATTAGAATTTAGAGCTAGTTTACATTTACTTTTGGATGTTACCTTATTGTTGGGTAAGAGTGAACGTATTGTTGAAAAACAATCATCAAATAGTgaagaacaaaaacaaattgacCTCCTATTACGTATTGTTACACCACTTTCAAAATTGTATACTGCAAAACAAAGTGTTACAGTCGCATCAGAGGCTATTGAAGCATTGGGTGGCACTGGTTATATGGAAGATTCCGATATGCCACGTCTATTTAGAGACACTCAAGTAACATCGATTTGGGAAGGTACAACCAACGTTTTATCAATGGATATTTGGAGAACCTTAAAAGAACcattaacaattaaattctatttccaatcaattgaaaatcgTTTAATTCAagcaaataaattattaaataatgataacaatATTCAAAAAGTTATTTCAGTAATTAGAGAAGCAATGAAAACTATTCGTTCAGTTATTGATAAAGTTATGAATGGTGATATGGAATACGCAGAATCTAATTCACGTAGATTCGCTTATTTAATGGCACAAACTTATATGGCATCGCTTTTATTAGAACATGCAGTTTGGTCAAAGGATGAATTGGATGCTCAGGTCGCTGAAAGATGGTGTTTTGTTAAACTTGAAAATggaaaaactaataaaaactCTACAATTTCATTCACTGATGTTGATGAAAAATGGAGAGAATTAGACATTAAATTAGCTTTGGATTTAAATGAACATGGTCAACCAAAATTAGGTACCTATgatattaattcaacaaaattaagatcaaaatattaa